The Chlamydia poikilotherma DNA segment GAGATAACAGGCGTTTTTCTGATAAAGATGAAAAAGGCAAATCTATGGAATTAGATTAGGGAGATTCAAGTGCGTATAATACCTTTTGATCCTTACGGAGCATTTCTTCTTCAAGGAGTAAGTAAAGATCCACACAGCAATATGCCATTAACTCAGAAGATCTCTGATGAAATAGCTAAAAATGAAGCTATGCGTTTGGCTTTATTAGCTATTGCTGATCAAGAGAAAGACGAAAGACAGAGAAGACATCGTTTTAAAATTCTCAACCGTAAACAGGCAAAAGTTCTTCTATCCCAATTGCGTAACGTAGATTTAGATTTTAGAAGTTTGAAAAATGCGGGCTTTAAAGAAGATGAAGATAGCCAAGAAGATCGTGAATCTCAAAAATACGAGAAGAGTTTCAATATAGCTAAAAGTAAAAAACCGGTAAAAATAGGGGCGTCTGCAGCTCAGGCTATTGCTAATGCCGCAGAAGCTTGGGTTATTGCTCGCAATAGGGGCGTCTTGGATATGGCCTCTCTATTGTTTTGGAGTAAAGATGATGAATGTTAGGCAGCACGTTTTTCTTTAGGCAGTTGAATGACTTTTTGATCCTCATCACTAATCGGGTAAGAAAGAGCACTTTGTTTCTCTAGATCTTCCCAGATTCTATTCAATTTTTTCACTTGTTTGTTTGTAAGATTATCTAGGATAAGCATGTCTTCGGAATTTATACAAAATCCGGCTTCTGACCAATTTACAGATCCCGCAATCAGAATTTTTTGATCCACAATCGCAAATTTATGATGTAGACGATAAGGAGTTGTTTTCGTGTGTAGTGTCAGACTGGAATCTTTTAAAGCTTGAATCTGCTTGATTGATAATGTCTTAAAATCTTTATCAATCAAAATTTTCACGTCTACACCGCGTTTTTTAGCCTCATTAAGCTCACGAAATACGGGAGGATAGGTTAGGGCAAACATGGCTAATTGGATGGTTTTTTTTGCAGTCCTTAGTGTTTGTAAAACTGCTGACAATGCTTTTCCCTGATCGCCTGGTAGAGAGAAGTATTGTACATTTTGACCATCGACAACACAATTTCCGCAGGACTCATCCTTAATATATTGACAAAGTTCCTTACTTTTTAAACCAATGATTAAATTGCTATCTTGAAGAAAGGAAACATGTGTATAGTTTGCCGATCCTAGCCAAACTTGCTTGTCGTCTATGGCTAGGGCTTTTTGATGCATTAGCTTTCTTCCTTCAGAAGGATGTTCAACTAATGTTACATGGTTGTTTTTAGGGAATTCTTGAATTTTTGCCATTTTTTCATAATGAATGGTGACATTGCGTTCTGCATTAGCTTGATTGGCAAGGCTTGTAAAAATCTCAGGAGCGGTCAGATGATAAATACGAAGAAATATACTTTTTTCTGCAGAATCTATGGCGTCGCAGATTACCTTAAGAGAATCATCACCACACTGTTTGGAATAAATCACAGGCTCTTGCGAAGCTGTAAAAGTTTGAAATGTATCGGGAGTTTGAGATTTCGTAAGAACACCAAAGAATAATAGTGATCCTACAATTAAAATGATTTTTAATTTCGAGTTTATTTTCTTTTTCATAGCTTTAGTTGGATTTAGTATTTCTCTTTTAAAAATTAGTAATAAGAGTTTTGTTATAAAAAAGTCATTATTTTTAAAGAAAACTTAATGCGTCAGCTAGAATAACTTAGATTAATATTTAGGGAAATACTCATTCCATCGATAGGAAACTTTTTGGATAGTTTCCTTGTCAGCTTCGACTTCTTTAGGATAGTCAGGCTTCATTAGGGAATTAAGGATGATAGGAAAAGTGTATTGAGGTCTGTGATTAATGACCTTATTGAAACGTATGTGCAAATCTGTTGCAGGAGCAGCACGTGTGAATGTTTTCCATAGGAAACTTTTTGGACTCGCTAATGTCTCTTGAAGATTTTCTGTAAGGACAATGAATGGCCACGAACGCAAATCAGTATGATCTAATAACGTATCGATATTTAATTGTTGCAGTGTAGTCTGAAGAACGAGACAACCGGGGCAAAAACTTCCTATATCGGTGATATTAGGGATGAGTTTTCCCCGATATTTATAGGAAAGATCACGAATTATTGGGCCTATACCCATGAAAATAGCTTTAGAACCTTTATTTAATTTAGGTCCTGTATAATCTAGAGTATCATTTGATGTTTCTGAGAAGATAAGTAGATCACGTTCGGGAATAATACGTGATAATATTGTTTCTAGAAGTTTAGGAAAGTTATCTAGATCGACATAGTGATCTGTTACCATTAGGAATTTTGTTAATGATAATTGTCCTTCTC contains these protein-coding regions:
- a CDS encoding phospholipase D-like domain-containing protein yields the protein MKKKINSKLKIILIVGSLLFFGVLTKSQTPDTFQTFTASQEPVIYSKQCGDDSLKVICDAIDSAEKSIFLRIYHLTAPEIFTSLANQANAERNVTIHYEKMAKIQEFPKNNHVTLVEHPSEGRKLMHQKALAIDDKQVWLGSANYTHVSFLQDSNLIIGLKSKELCQYIKDESCGNCVVDGQNVQYFSLPGDQGKALSAVLQTLRTAKKTIQLAMFALTYPPVFRELNEAKKRGVDVKILIDKDFKTLSIKQIQALKDSSLTLHTKTTPYRLHHKFAIVDQKILIAGSVNWSEAGFCINSEDMLILDNLTNKQVKKLNRIWEDLEKQSALSYPISDEDQKVIQLPKEKRAA